From a single Candidatus Korarchaeota archaeon NZ13-K genomic region:
- a CDS encoding flavin reductase, whose amino-acid sequence MDTKALRKLSYGVYIVSSRIEGKMNGQVANTVFQVTSDPPKVAVCINKENFTHECITHSRSFSVSVLRREAPMTLIGRFGFISGRNFDKFEGISYKIGKTGVPIVLEDSVAYLEAVVTASLDVGTHTLFVGELVDAELLSDEEVMTYNYYHRVKRGVSPERAPTYVR is encoded by the coding sequence ATGGACACGAAGGCGCTCAGGAAGCTCTCCTACGGGGTCTACATAGTCTCCTCAAGGATCGAGGGTAAGATGAACGGCCAGGTGGCGAACACTGTTTTTCAGGTGACATCTGATCCCCCGAAGGTGGCCGTCTGCATAAACAAGGAGAACTTCACCCATGAATGCATAACGCACTCCAGGTCCTTCTCAGTGTCCGTGTTGAGGAGGGAGGCTCCCATGACACTTATAGGGAGATTCGGGTTCATCAGCGGGAGGAACTTCGATAAGTTCGAGGGAATATCCTACAAGATAGGGAAGACGGGAGTTCCAATAGTCTTGGAGGATTCCGTAGCTTATCTAGAGGCCGTGGTGACGGCCAGCCTCGACGTCGGAACCCACACGCTGTTCGTGGGTGAGCTGGTCGACGCCGAGCTCCTGAGCGACGAGGAGGTGATGACCTACAACTACTACCACAGGGTCAAGAGGGGGGTCTCGCCTGAGAGGGCGCCCACATACGTGAGATGA